The DNA window CACTCGGCcgagcgcgtgcgcctgtCGTTCCTGCCGGTGTATGTCGATGACGGGGGAAGCCATCCTGATTATTCACTTGTACAGAGGGCTGAGAtgaggaagaggcaggagGGTGACTGTAACTGTCAAATGATACACTTTTGAAGCGAGTCGTTTGTGAGCCAGAGACCTGACAGTAGGACAGGTCCGCTATACTGCTTGCGTGCAGTCTTAACTGCCTTGAAGCATTACCCTGGGACTGTTCTCCTGAAGTCCCTCCCGTTGGGAATAAACATGTCGACCTGTCTTATGTCCACTCTCAGGCGGTAATCGAGCCAGTCGTAGACGAGCTTATGAATTTTTTTCATGATGTGGCCGCGGCATTCGACTTTGTTACAGTGCGCCTCGAACATGCCCACGAGATGGATGCAGGCACCTCCCGGGGGAATCTTGGCCATCAACTGCATCTCCATATCAGCCGGTAAGTATGCTCCTTGTGAAACTGGCCGTGGCTCTTGCAGCCTCCTTCCGATGCCATTGCCTGAGCCGTTTTCGTTGACTGAGATGTCAAAGCCGTCTTCGTGGACATGATAATCTGTCACTTGATGTCCTGTTTTCGCAAAGACAGCCGTCCCAGGCGTGTGCAGTGGAGAAACTGACCCATGAAGTGGAGCCTCCCCAGAGGATTTTTCCATGACGGCAGAGACCATGTCGCTCGAACTACTGAAGATATCATGAGTGGCCTCCGTCGCAAATTCGGGTCGGGCAAATACTGCATCGCGAGCCAGGCTTGCGGTATCTGCAGGCATTCTTGGACTGACCTTTTTCTGCAGTGACCGAGTTTGACTGGTCTTTTCAGGGACACTTCCTGAGTCCACCTCTGCCTCATCGATAATCCATATCTCATCATCCATATCCTCCACGTCaacgtcctcctcttcgacatcctccgcctctttctcctcctcgctgtaCGCTGCTCTTTTGACTGCTTTTTCTCCCAGGTTGTCGCGGCTAACCTCTTGCCCAGGGATAGCTTCTGTTTCTATATCTAATTCCTTGAGCGTATTGTTTAGGACTACGTCCACGAAGGGGGCTGGAAAGAAagcgcggagctcctcggcAATGCTCAGGGCTTTCGCTTTCTCCAACTTCAGAGACCCTGACCCAACCGGCGTCACCCCTTTCTTAAGCGATCTTTGCTGTGGTGACGGCGGGCCGGTGTTGGCCGCCGCGGCTACCTTGTCAATCGTTCCGAAAGCGTCCAGACTGCTCCCGAAGGGCAAATTAGGAATATTAAGACCCAGAGGGATAAATCCATCCGGACACCAAACCTGAACGAGTTCACACAACCACACGATTCTTCTAGGCACTCCTGTAAAACTAAAACGGCACGCACGACAGTGTGGTACAGACTTTCCAGCATTACACAAAGGTGACCGGCCGGGAAACGCATGCGGAGCCAGAGAGCACGAGCCACGGGCTGCAAACTTGCTAGCAGGTACTGACGGGAGATCTGCTCGTGTCGAGATGTATGAATCGATGGGAAGGCTGGCCAGAGAGGGGACCGGGCCATAGCCGCTGACATTTGGTAGACAGAGACCCAGTGGGTAGAAAGACGGGAGGTAACATCAGGCAACCAAAGGTGGCCAGCGGCATGTATCGGGCTATATCAACACAGGAATAGATGTGGTTGCAACGGGCACACCGAATACTCGCCATTAGCGAGGCAACGACGATGAGATATACCTCCATAGCTGGCTGCAGGATCACGGAAGGAGACGATTCATGGATAAGTGGATGAGCGAGGTCACTGGAAACTAGGCACGCACGAATGAAACACCCCGCTCTCACTCACCTTTCCGCGGTAGTATTCCACTGACCCGCATTTGGCATACTCTTGACTCAGGACTGCGTACGGGTTGGTTTGCTCTCCACCGAGCAGGAAACCCTCGGGACAAGTCAGAGAAGGGCCGACCTGTCTTTTCGCCTCGCATGTGCCAAAGTCCGAGAGCGTGTACCCTTGAGGGCAGAGGCTGCCACCACTGACCTAAAGGCAACCACGACTGTTTGCGTGAGCCGGTGAGTCGGCAGACTTCCCCTTAAAACAACTACAATTGCCGTGTGCTTTGGACCTTTTCCGATATCAAATAACTGCTAGGTCCCGACAATACTTCGGTCCTGATAGCCGAGGGACTCTGCTACCCACCAGCCCAGCTCCTGTATAACTCATGCTCCAGACAGTGAACACGTGTCACGTACGGAATGGGGGCATACCATATTTGagtctcctccgcttcgaCGCAACTCACATCCACTAATGGAGGAACTCTTTGCGCTATAAGGTCGTGCTCACTCTGGTGTGCTCGAGCATACACAAGACCTTAAACAGGCTGTTTAGAAATGTTTTTCACAAATGCTCTGGCACAGACGCAACGAAACACGCTCCTACATTTTTTGAGCGAACGGGAGAAAACACACGACTTGTATTATGACTACTCAACGGGTATGTTGCACTCTTTGTACGTACGGCGAGTGGGATGGAATCCAGCTGAGTGCAGGTAAACGCCCGTCCAACAGGTTCGTTACTCTTGTCGGTTCGCCCCTCCGCAATATCTTTCTCTTTGAATGCTGGGATCTCCGTGAAGTGAGGCTCGTATCCTGGAGGGCAGGTTAATGTGACTCCAGTTTCTCTCTGGTGTTGTTTTGAGCCACGTATAACAGCACACGCAAGAAACATATCTCGTTGTGAGCTTCTCCTTTCACAGCTCAACTTCTGCTTGCCAGCACAGCGGGCGGGCGCACACAGACACCTTCCCGCTCCTGAACTCGTGGTTGCACGTTTGGCTAAAATTGCTTGTTCCGTGCAGTTGACGATGGCACGTgttgccgcagctgctgtcgcttCCTGTCCCCTCACGAATGCTGACTGGAATAATGTGGGTCAGATAGGAATATTTGAGTGGTGTACGGGCAGTGGTGGCGGTTGGTGAAGCTTGTAATATACTAAGAAATGCTGCACAAGGCCTTCTCTGAATGAGTTCTCTCTCAAGAAGTACACAACACTCGACGCGAGACATGTGCCGATTTGCCCTCTGCGAATGGCTGCCCGCTGtggaagggagagaggcaaCGGGGACGATACTCGCGTACATTAGACTATGATGTACATGTACGCCCGACGGCTTTCCATGGCTTACAGTAACAGCGCAGATCCCGGGAGAAGTCACACTCATACGTGCGCGTAGACCATGTTTCTTGAAAGATTTATCTCCAGGACAGGTCGTCCATGTCGGGACCGCCACGAGAGTTAAGCAGTGAGGACCCCAAGACACCCATCCCGCGGGACATCTGACTTCTGTGAacagaaaacgcgaaaacGTTCTTCACAAAACTCATGAAGGAGGAATGAAGAGGACGCGTGGAAATACGAAATCGGACGGAGACGGACAACGCCGAAACCACGCTCAGTAACTTAAGTGGGAGGCCTCTAGGCACCTGCGCGTATGGACCCTGGTCTCTACGTTCGAGATGCACACTTTCCCGTCAAACAAAAGCACTACTCCGTCCTTACCATGAGGATACATGTATTCAGGCAGTACGGGTTCTGGCTGGAAACCGGTTCCATTTGCTGGGATCAGCGGTGGCGGCATCTCCAGTTTGGACTCGTAGAAAGCGTTCCGGGCGATTCCGAACGCTTCGTCGTCTATTATATCCAGTGGATTGGGTGCCAAGTTTGGGTAGCTTAAACTTGTGCGTACGGTAGTGGCCGGGTCCGACGAGATGTTTGCAGTCTGCGTCCCCGTTCCTTCCTCTGACAACAGAGGGCTGTCTTCTGCCGCAGCCTGAACACTGGCCGTTTGCTTCTCCACTTTTGTTTCCTCGAGCAGATCAACAAACTCGCCAGTTTTATGTTGAATGCGTGCTTCAACATGCAGCTGATAATCGTCGGGAAAGTCCTTGCTGACTTCATCGCTATCAGGTGCACCTCTATTATTTGTTGTAATGTGAACAGTCGTCGCGAGCCCTGGCTTTGACCGGGAGGGAATTACTATATGCTTGGTGACCAGGAGCCGTCTTTTTTTCCTGGCTTCTACGCCCGCGAGTAGTCGAGTACGCGATCCCGTTCTTGTTTGCAGCAACGAGTCGGCCTGTGCGGATGAGGCCTTTTCGACGAAAGAATGAAAAAGGGAGCGAAACAGGCCCCTGGATCGCATCTCTGGGTTCTCCTTCGCTTGGACACCATCGACATCCGAAGTAGCAATCTGACTGCCAGGAAGCCCGCCCGCGTTATCAATCACACTATAGGCTGCGAACAGCCGAAGAACCATCCCAGCATCCTTCCCGTGCGGTTGTTGTGTCACAGGAAATGATATAAACgaacagaagaaaaacgTTGCCACTGTCGCTGGTGACAAGCGAAAGAAAGAGTCACTTAATACTGTATGTCTACAGAAACCACGATGCGAACGTACTTGTGCTTGAGTCTGCGACAGCCTACGTGTGcacgaaaaaaagaaaacaatTGCCATTGCGGTAGGTCGAACACTGTAATATGCCGTCAGAGGTGTCCGCTACCGTGTGCATATTCCATCTGTGTAGCCACGGGATACGAAGACACACTGCTCAGTAAGAAGTCACTAGGTTTCACGGGCGCATCAAATGCCCAACTCTTACGGTAGCCCACATCCGCCGCCCGAAACGTGAGGCAGATAGTGAGATGTACCTAGAATTGCCTTGCAAACAGCGACTGTATACAGACAGTAAGTCGACGGACGTACGATATATAGTAGAATAAGATGTAGGGGGTGTGGCGAGGCTTATATTCACCGATCGGCTCGGACAGAAGGGCTCTGCTACGCGGTTTTGCACAGCGTCCCAACTCCATATCGCGTTCGAGCATCG is part of the Besnoitia besnoiti strain Bb-Ger1 chromosome XII, whole genome shotgun sequence genome and encodes:
- a CDS encoding hypothetical protein (encoded by transcript BESB_023070), translating into MRSRGLFRSLFHSFVEKASSAQADSLLQTRTGSRTRLLAGVEARKKRRLLVTKHIVIPSRSKPGLATTVHITTNNRGAPDSDEVSKDFPDDYQLHVEARIQHKTGEFVDLLEETKVEKQTASVQAAAEDSPLLSEEGTGTQTANISSDPATTVRTSLSYPNLAPNPLDIIDDEAFGIARNAFYESKLEMPPPLIPANGTGFQPEPVLPEYMYPHEVRCPAGWVSWGPHCLTLVAVPTWTTCPGDKSFKKHGLRARMSVTSPGICAVTRETGVTLTCPPGYEPHFTEIPAFKEKDIAEGRTDKSNEPVGRAFTCTQLDSIPLAVSGGSLCPQGYTLSDFGTCEAKRQVGPSLTCPEGFLLGGEQTNPYAVLSQEYAKCGSVEYYRGKVWCPDGFIPLGLNIPNLPFGSSLDAFGTIDKVAAAANTGPPSPQQRSLKKGVTPVGSGSLKLEKAKALSIAEELRAFFPAPFVDVVLNNTLKELDIETEAIPGQEVSRDNLGEKAVKRAAYSEEEKEAEDVEEEDVDVEDMDDEIWIIDEAEVDSGSVPEKTSQTRSLQKKVSPRMPADTASLARDAVFARPEFATEATHDIFSSSSDMVSAVMEKSSGEAPLHGSVSPLHTPGTAVFAKTGHQVTDYHVHEDGFDISVNENGSGNGIGRRLQEPRPVSQGAYLPADMEMQLMAKIPPGGACIHLVGMFEAHCNKVECRGHIMKKIHKLVYDWLDYRLRVDIRQVDMFIPNGRDFRRTVPG